From the genome of Candidatus Thorarchaeota archaeon:
CAACAGTGAGATTATAGGCAAATCGGAGGTCGTAATCGCACCCGCCTCTGGCCTGATAGAGAGAGTCCTCCAAGTCATGCAGAGGAAGGGCTACATAGGTGAGTTTGAGCGAATCGACGACGGCATGGCAGGAAGGTTCCGAATCCAGTTGATGGGCCGGACAAACAAGTGCGGAGCCATAAGGCCACGTTATCCGGTCAAGCGTGACAACTTCGAGAAGTATGAGAAGCGGTTTCTGCCAGCCTACAACTACGGAGTACTGATAGTCACAACCCCTCTAGGTGTAATGACACACGAGGATGCAAAGGCCCGCAAGGTTGGGGGAAGACTGCTCGCATATGTGTACTGAGGTGCTACAGATGTCGGTCCATGCAGTATACGAGAAGCAAATCCAAATACCCGAGAAGTGCAAGGTCACGATTGAAGACAGGACAGTGACTGTCAGCGGTCCGATGGGTACAGTCAGTCGGTCATTCATGGATTCTCAGACCACAATCAGGCTGGACGGCCGCGAGTTTGTCGCATCGACCACCTCGAAACGAAAGCACGACCGGGCCATGGTGGGGACTATCGTTGCACACCTCCGCAACATGTTCGACGGCGTCCAGCATGGCTACAAGTACGAACTGAAAGTGGTCTACTCCCACTTTCCTATGAACATCGAGGTCCGGGGAAAGGAACTGACCATCAAGAACTTCATCGGTGAACGTGGTGTGCGCAAGGCCCATCTGATTGGCGACGTCAAGATTCAGGTCGCTGAAGATGAGATCACCATTACAGGGATAGATCTAGAGCAGGTGTCGCAGAGTGCAGCTAACATCCAATCAGCATGCAAGCTGCGGGGAAAGGACAGGCGAGTCTACCTTGATGGTGTCTATGTGATTCGCAAGACCGTGGGCGGGAAAACCAAGTCCGTCGTTTAGGGAGTGATGTTCGATGTCTAAGGATGCTAAGACCCCAAAGAAGACCGCGAAGAAGTCAGAAGACACTCCTGAGAAGGAGCCGAAGAAGACAACGGCAAAGAGTGCCGAGAAGACTGGCACCAAGAAGACCGAGTCAGCTGCGAGGACCTCTTCAAAGAAGACTACAGAAGCTGTGGCAGAGAAACCGAAGACCGCGAAGACCGAAGTGAAGACGCGAAAGGCCCCGCAGAAGAGTGAGGCGGCGGTGAAGTCGGAGTCCAGGAAGAAGGTCACAGAGCCCGCGGCCAAGACCACGGCCGAACCTCGGAAGAGGGCCACAGCCAAGGCCGCTGCTGAACCTGAAGTCAAGACCACATCGAGGACAAAGGCAGAAGCCGCACCAAAGAAGCGTACACCAGCCGTGACCAAAGGGGAAGAGCCAGCACCGGTAACAATGACTGAGGCAAGACCCAAGGAGAAGAAACCCAAGGCTGAGAAGGCAGAACCAGTAGCGGCTCCGCCCAAGGTCACAAAGACAGTCAAGAAGGCCCCGTCAAAGATGACCAAAGCCGTTCCTGCAGAGGTCCCCAAGAAGGAGGAGCCGCTGACCAGCGCGAAGGCGATACGTGGGTCAAGACTCTGGAGGATTACTCAGGAGAAGAAGAAGAGACAGCCTGCATTCAGACATGAGCAAGCCCATCGATGGAGGCGTATCAAGAACTCCTGGCGGAAGGTCAGAGGTATTGACAATCTTGCTCGTGAGAAGCGCAAGGGAAGGATAGCCCTAGTCAATCCGGGGTATAGGAAGCCCGTTGCAGTCAGAGCAGTCCATCCCTCCGGGTACATAGAAGTCCTTGTCTCCCGTCCTACAGACATTGACGGCCTTGACCCAATGAGGTATGCTGTCAGGATCGATGGCCACGTTGGCGTGAAGAAGCGCCAGGAGATAATCAAGAGGTCAGAGGCTGCATCTCTTAGAGTACTGAACCCTGGAGCGCCAGAGACTGCGGTTACTGAGGAAGAGCTATTCTCAGAGCTTGAAGGAGTTGAA
Proteins encoded in this window:
- a CDS encoding 50S ribosomal protein L6, whose protein sequence is MSVHAVYEKQIQIPEKCKVTIEDRTVTVSGPMGTVSRSFMDSQTTIRLDGREFVASTTSKRKHDRAMVGTIVAHLRNMFDGVQHGYKYELKVVYSHFPMNIEVRGKELTIKNFIGERGVRKAHLIGDVKIQVAEDEITITGIDLEQVSQSAANIQSACKLRGKDRRVYLDGVYVIRKTVGGKTKSVV
- a CDS encoding 30S ribosomal protein S8, whose product is MPLLDPLADALTSIYNSEIIGKSEVVIAPASGLIERVLQVMQRKGYIGEFERIDDGMAGRFRIQLMGRTNKCGAIRPRYPVKRDNFEKYEKRFLPAYNYGVLIVTTPLGVMTHEDAKARKVGGRLLAYVY
- a CDS encoding 50S ribosomal protein L32e; protein product: MSKDAKTPKKTAKKSEDTPEKEPKKTTAKSAEKTGTKKTESAARTSSKKTTEAVAEKPKTAKTEVKTRKAPQKSEAAVKSESRKKVTEPAAKTTAEPRKRATAKAAAEPEVKTTSRTKAEAAPKKRTPAVTKGEEPAPVTMTEARPKEKKPKAEKAEPVAAPPKVTKTVKKAPSKMTKAVPAEVPKKEEPLTSAKAIRGSRLWRITQEKKKRQPAFRHEQAHRWRRIKNSWRKVRGIDNLAREKRKGRIALVNPGYRKPVAVRAVHPSGYIEVLVSRPTDIDGLDPMRYAVRIDGHVGVKKRQEIIKRSEAASLRVLNPGAPETAVTEEELFSELEGVEELEAEKK